The Panthera tigris isolate Pti1 chromosome A1, P.tigris_Pti1_mat1.1, whole genome shotgun sequence region agaatccgaaacaggctccaggctccgagatgtcagcacagagcccgacgcggggcttgaacttgcaaaccacgagatcatgacctgagccaaagtcggacgttcaaccgactgagccacccaggcgcccctaggatagttctattttgaattttttgaggaaactccttaCTTTTTTTCAATAGTGGCttcaccactttgcattcccaccagcaaggcaaaagagttcctctttctccgcctcctagccaacatgtgttgttgcctgagttgttaattttagccattctgactggtatgaggtggtatctcactgtggttttgatttatatttccctgatgatgagtgatgttgagaattttttcatgtgtctgttagacatctggatgtcttctttggagaagtgtctattcatgtcttttgcccatttcttcactggattattcattttttgggtgttgagtttgagaagttctttattgattttggatactaaccctttatctgatatgtcatttgcaaatatcttcttccattatgctggttgtcttttagtttttctgattgtttctttcaccatgcagaagctattatcttgatgaggtcccaatagttcatttttgcttttgtttacctcgcctccagagatgtgttgagtaaattgctgcagccaaggtcaaagaggtttttgcctgctttctcctcgaggattttgttggcttcctgtcttatgtttagatgtttcatccattttgagtttacttttgtgtatgatgtaagaaagtatTCTAGGTTCAATCTTCTacgtgtcactgtccagttttcccagcaccacttgctgaagagactgtctttattctactggatattctttcctgcatgtGAAAGATTAGTGGGCCATATGTTTGTGcatccatttttgggttctctattctgttccattgatctgagtgtctgtttttgtgccagtcagtaccatactgtcttggtgattacagctttgtaatacatcctgaagtctggaactgtgatgcctccagctttggttttctttttcaggattgctttggctattcggggtcttttctggttccatacaaattttaggtttgtttgttccagttctgtaaagaatgttggtgttactttgatagggattgcattgaatatgtagatggctttgggtagtatcgacattttaacaatatttgttcttccgatccatgaggatggaatatttttctatttttctgtgtcttcttcaatttctttaataagctttcctatagttttcattgtgtagaattttcacctctttggttagatttatttctaggtattttatgggttttagtgcaattgtaaatgcgcccgattccttgatttctctttctgctgcttcattattggtgaacagaaatgcagccaatttctgtgcgttgattttatatcctgtgactttgctgaattcatgaatcagttctagcagttttttggtggactcttttgggttttccatatacagtatcatgtcatctgcaaagagtgaaagtttgacttcctccttgccaatttggatgccttttatttctttgtgttgtctgattgctgagggtaggacttccaatattatgttgaataacagtggtgagagtggatatccctgccgtgttcctgaccttgggaggaaagctctcagtttttccccattgaggatgacattagtgTTGGGTGTTTcaatatggcttttataatcttgaggtatgattcttctatccctactttcttgagggtttgtatcaagaaagtatgctgtattttgtcacacgcgttctctgcatctattgagaggaccatgtggttcttgttttttcttttattgatgtgatatatcgcattgattgatttgcagatattgaaccagcgcTGCATCCCAGGTATCAAtcccacttgatggtggtgaataattcttttaatgtattgttggatccagttggcaaTACATAGCAATTCCCTAGTTCAaacttttcatttcacagatgagagatCTGAGGCCTAATTGCTCAACATTTATCTCATTCCCTCTGAGAAATCCCAGGAGTTTGGTATTACAGATCCTACGGTGGCAAACCATACCATGGATCTATGTGTGAAATTCAACTGCGAATGACAAACTggaaatatgatatatatattttttaattttaacatttatttatttttgagagacagagcatgagcggggcagaggcagagagagaggtaaacacagaatctgaagcagactccaggctctgagctgtcagcacagagctcaactcagggctctaactcacaaaccgcgttatcatgacctgagctgaagtcggatgcttaactgactgagccacgcaggcaccccaaaatatattatatttttaataagatgtaGGGCATGTTAGGTTATTACCCTTGTGTAAAGGACTGTCAGAGAAATTTAGACAAATTTACaatccaaatagaaaaaaaatagaacataggaCCTAAACGGGCAAtgcacaaaagaaataattaaatgctcaaaaaatattcaaccttgctagtaatcaaagaaatgctaacttaaaacaataacaagatGCTAGcaatggtattttttaatgaCAAGCCCCAAGGTTGAAGGTTCTAGAAACAAACACTGGCATATATTGCTGGTAGAGTATAAATTAGCATTGAAAAAGGAGGTACATGGTGCATAAAGACGGGAAGGACTCAATGTTTACCAGTAGAGAATTGACGAGGTAGATTTTTGTGACATCCTTAAAAGGGAATATTCTGCAGCCATTAGAAATTAGGACAtacattaaggaaatgcaaatccaaaacACAATGATGTACCGCTTCACACGCTCTAGGATGGCAATAGATGATAGGTAagtaagtagatagatagatagatagatagctagCAAATGTTAGTAAGAATGTGGAGAGACTGGAACCGTTACACATTGCTTATGAGGATGTAAAGTGGTACCACTGTGGATAACagttggcaattcctcaaaaaattaaacctagAATTACTGTATGATTCAATAATTTCACTGCTAGGTAcagacccaagagaaatgaagcagGTACTCAAACTCAAACCAACTCAGGTACATGGGCGTTCACGGTAGTACTATTCACAATAGTTGGAAGgtaaaataacccaaatgtccatcagcaaaAAAATGGATGAGCAAATTGTGGAAgatatatgtttatgtgtgtacatatacatatattatacataatataattgTTTATTCACAAATGACGTATCAGTTAAGAAAAATGACCAAGAAATTTCTTATTGACAATCTTACACTGTCTTGGCAGTTGTGTGTTTCTCTGGCTCATCTCCTGTCATACCCTCCATACTGTCTCCCCACCTTGATGCTCTTCCACAATTCTCTGCCAAGGTAACTTCTAGCCCACCTTCACAACTGGAATCAGCCATCATATCACGAAGGTGTCTCTGACATTACCTTCCTCTCCGTTCCATTACCTTCCTCCCCCTTCCAAACTCCCCATTAGGCCACCTGTGGTAGGTTAAATAATTGCAATACTTAATTTTATACATCGGCTTGATGGATTAAGGGATGCCCTGAGATCtggtaaaacattttttctggATGTGGCTGGGAAGGTGTTTTTAGAGAAGATTAGCATTCGatttggtagactgagtaaagagaTCCAGCCTCACCATTGTGGGTTGACATCATCCAATCCACCGGGGTCCCAAATGGtacaaaaaggcaaaggaagggcaaattttctctcttcttaaacTAGGATGTCCATTTCTTTCCTGCCATCAGACACTGGAgctcctggttctcagaccttcATACTCCTTAATTTACACCAGCTGCTCCCCAGACTTTGGACTCAGATTGAATTATCCCGCTGGCTTTTCCTGGTTTTCCATCTTAGAGatggcagattgtgggacttTTTAGTCTCCATAATTTGGTGAGCCTcacgtatatatatttatgtatactcTATTGATTCTGCTTCTCTAGAGAATCCTAATGCAATAATGATGCTTTATCATTAGACATGAGAGACAGCTGATATGCATTGAAAATGGCTGGCAGTTTTAGACAGCCACCACCAGAATATGAATCAATAGCATAATGCAATGACCTTTTTTAAGCAATACAATTTTAGGTCTCATTAAAGGAAAGACAGTGTCCAAAACAAGAACAAGGAAAACCCATTGTCTCTGCACTGGTCAGGACCCATCTGCTGGAGAACTGGGTCCAGTCTTGAATCTGTCTTGTAAGAAGGAGATAAGCAAGCCAGGATCCCCAACCTGAGTTCATTTAGAGGAAAGGACTGCAATGATACAAGGTCAGGGAACACAGCAATAGAGCAACACATGAATGGAGTGAGGGCTTCTGGGGTATTTAGTCTACAGGAAAGAACACCCGTAAGGAACAATCTTCAAATATGAAACAGAAGGCAAtttatgaaacaaagaaaaatttacttTGTATTGCTCCCTATGACAAAATTGAGAACAGTGAATGGGAGGAGACAAATTTTTATTCAGCACAAAGAACTTTCAAAGAGTTACAGCATGATTTTCTATCATGTTTTGAATGCGTAGTACAGTTTTCGGTCAGTTCCTCCTCCAAGGACATGTGGCTCATAGTGGTAcagatgaacattttttaaatactcatgtgttttaatgtgcatttttaaatgttttaaaatgttcaatgTGGACATAAAGtcttctgttattaaaaaaaaatgtattttggtaaaataaatgAGCCAATTTGAACCAAAAATGTTAACTAGCAAATGGCACAGATGGAAAAATCACAGACATATATGCAAATGACTACAGCTTAGGGAACGTTGTGGTAGAATGTGATATTTCATCTTcactgtttttaaactttattccaGGATCTATCTCTTGCTGGGGAAATGCCTGTTACATAGTTTTAAATGACTGGCCTATGtatcaataaagagaaagaggatgataagaaaaataagacaaaggagaaaagaatgaatgactgGATACTTTAAGCACATCAGTTTGGcttgtttacttttcagagttcACATGGTGTTGGCCTTAAATAGGGAGGAATTCAGAGCACCAgggccaaaaaaataaatagaaaggagcctagagaatttaaaaataaagtcaggaaGTAACCAAATGAAACAACTGGGAAAATAGAACAAACATATATAGTGATAAATTATCTGACTCACAAATATTCAGCAGGTAAGAGAAACCTAAACATTCCAAGGAAAGACATGCTGATGATGCCAGGGTGTCTCTAGAACGTTATGGCAGAGACAAAATTAACAAAGATGGCCCATCAGCTCTCAGGCATATCATCCCAATTCCCTTTCCTTAGCCTCTGaatgtctgcccctcccctaccaaCCCCACCACCGCCAGTCCAACAAGGCAGCAAGACATTTCAAATTTGGAGTCgtaataatatttcaaattaatcaTGAAGATCAAAATGTCCCTCTTCTTATTTTTGCACCGTAAATGTCTCCTCATCCTGGTATTGGGCAATACAAACCAAGCAAACACTTGGAGAGCATTTATTTTCAGGTATTGGTCGCTTTGTTCTGCACTGCCAATGGCTGCCACTGGGGGCTCCAGAGTGTTTTTGGCATCTATCCTTCCCTTCTATCAGGCTGACCAAAGCGGCCTTCATTAAGACACTattctctctcatctttttttttttttaatagttttttttttttaacgtttatttatttttgagacagagagagacgcagcatgaacgggggaggggcagagagagagggagacacagaatcggaagcaagctccaggctctgagccatcagcccagagcccgacgcggggctcgaactcgcaggccgcaagatcgtgacctgagctgaagtcggacgcttaaccgactgagccacccaggcgcccctattctctcTCATCTTGACTTGTTACTCTGCAGACTCTGTGACTCCTTCCAGACAACTTCAGTACATATGGCCAAGTTGTTTTGTTGTGGTGGTCCACTCCCTCTCCTCTTCGGACCCTAACAGTGATTTCTCATAAAACTAAATGTCTCCTGATGAATAAAACCCCCTTACCAGAGACAGTACTACAGTAATCTCAtccaccacattttttttctaagtaaacaTATTTCTATTACAGAGAAATTGTTGAATGTAGTTGAAATAATTTGGGTTATAAAGTTAAAAGTCTTAAACTCTCTTCTTGCTTGTTCTACTTACTTGTTCTGTGATTGGGAGATTACTAACTTCTTCCTGTTTGAAAGCATTATTGCATTCTGCCGGTAGAGAGCTTTATACTACATGTGATTGcttttaatatgtgtatatatgtgtctgatttataaataaatcatgggcaGTATAAAGCTTTCTACAAACATAAGCCATTTATTTAGTGCTCAGTTATTTGCTGCCTTATATTTGTTCCCCAAAtgtttcttgtgtattttctccTCTCCAAAACTGATTTCAAGCTCATGTGAGGCTGCCTCCATCACAGacattatttgtatcttcttcagtgcCTGTGGTGCTTGATTAACAGAGTGGCCCAGTAGGTTCCCTTGACCTTCAACTCatcattctcttcccctcctttaaCAAACCTTCCTTGATCTCCTGAAAGAGTGTTGTTGGTTTTTCTAGCATACTATCTCCTATGCATTGAAAATTGCAGTGTtgatataattataatttgaGAATGGTTTTGTATAGACAGAACATGGAAACAATGATGACAGATCCCCCAGAAAACTAAGAAATGATGATATCACAACATATACAGAAAAAGACtctgagaaatgaagaaaaaaagaaatgtctaaggGCCAAAATCTATCTATGTTCACAAACATCCAGGCTGGGAGTTGCCCAAACTCCCGTGCTGAATGTCTGATTAATGGGCCTATAAGGATATTTATATATCATTCATATATGAAATCATATATgttataaaagcatatatatttctttctgtccCCAGCCACCTTAGTGAGAGGAGCTGCCACCATGTCCCCCCACCTGCAATGGATGGTCGTGCGGAATTGATCCTGATCAAAAGGGACAAGCAGACATAAAGCACCAAGCCCAACAGGCTTGCAACTCTTTCCACTACAATGGCCTGGTTTACCACAAGACTGCAGGCATGGATCCAGAGGCCTTCAGCAAAAATGTAATGATGGTGATGAAGCGGAGATCTGACCAGTGAAAACCTACCACCTCCTACATGCATACCAACATCAACAAGAATGCCCTGGCCACCCTTAGCAGCATCAGGCACAGGATCCGCAAGAACATGGACCGCCCAGGTCTGTTCATGGCTGCCATTTGCAGAGCCAGCGCCATCCTGCACAGCCAGAAGCCTATGATGGTGAAGAGGAATCAGGCCTGCCCCACCAAGAGCTCCTGAGCACCTGCCCCCTACCTCCAAAGCAACAAAGATgtcaatcacttaaaaaaaaaacaagcaaacaaacaaacaaaaaaaacttaagaatcgTAAAATTAACAAACTGGCTTTGATTTTGGCCTTGACAAGAGATTAACTTcagttttcaaagtacttttaatATTGCATGAAATTTTGGGACAATCCAACATGAAATATCAGGCTGGTACAAGCCTTTTATTTCTGGTTAATAACTGGCATGTTGGCTTATACAGAACCTCTTGTAAGCATAATTTTGATATTCTCAAAGACCAAGCTGTAGATCACTTGATGGGAGTTTCTGTACTTACAAAACACTGAACTAGAAAGTATCATAATGATTTTATCAAAGTAACATTACCCTATGGGGCCATGCCTGGGGTACAGTCAATCAGCATCCTCCTCCAAGGGAACCCTCTGTCATCTCCCTCAAATCAGTTATCATGGGCTGGGTTTACATGGTTCAAATTACAGCAGGTGTTCtatgaattaactttttttttttaattaatcattaaaACTCAAGTTCCTGAGCCATGTCCTTCAACAGCCTAGACAAACGGAAACTAAAGAGGCTTGTTACAgtgaaaaccaaaggaaaaaaaaaaaaaagactgaggtctAAATTTTCTCAAACTTAAATGTATGCTTGAGTCAGGAGGCCAATTCTGGTTCAGGAAatctgaggtggggcttgaataGCTGCGTCTCTAACAAGCACCAGGTGATGGCAGCACTTTTAAGTCCAAGAACCTTGGCGTAGCAAGGTCAGAGAATTGAAGTCCGGGTGTCATATGAAGTTTGGCTTTCTCAGTAACTCAGCCAGAGAGCATCAAAGTAAAATTATCATAGTGAAGAGGTGATACAACGTGTTTTgtatacttttttgttgtttactgGGTATTAGGTTTACAGGAGAATACTTTTCTACTGTATCCTTTATTATCAGGCTGCAAGAGTGGGAGCCAAGTGGTTTATCAGTCTCTTGACAGGTTTTATATGCCTAAGCTGTGGGTTTGGCTCCGGAGGCAGAGCTACCAGCCCCCTGAGCAACACCAAGAGTCAGGACCAGGTAGAATGAGGCACCTTAATTTGAAATTTGCTGTGTGTCTTGGGGAAGAGTCCAAGGTGACTAAAGGAACCATGGATTTCAGGATATGCAGCTACCTCCATTTCCTGTCCACACCTACCCCTATAATTTTCAACAGTAAAGTTAAGCCTCCTGTAAGAGACAACAGCCACAGGAAAAgtgaaggtaaaaaaaagaagcaactaGATGATGCACCGAGGTAGAGGTGGGTTTGGAGggtttccttgttcatttttgccttctTGGTAGAATTGTCTTATTTAATTGCTAAATTCCTGATTTATTATCAAGTTCAGTATTTTTCCATCTACAGGTTGCAGACCATTGGTGAACCCTGAAATCCTTCATTGTCAGGGGTCAGAGCCAGGCTGTTTTAAAACTGCCACAGGCATATCAAAGTtcaaaggggaaggaaggatCATTTAATCAGACTTCTCAGTTACATGCATCTGAGTTAAATTATAAAGTGCATTTCTTACTGGGAGTCAGgatcaaaaatttgaaaaacactggccTATAGTTGGCTTTATGATAGAGGAGGGTTTTTTAAAGCCTTCACATTGTatctaatctatttatttttattatattcacctGGCATTGCCTTAATGAGATGAAGTCAAAGTAAGTAGCCACTTTAGTTATTTTTCTGCCCTTTCCACTGTAAATATCTTGAACTCGTGTAGCAAGTTTAATCCATACACATAATATTAAACCCCTTCAGGTTATACATCATGTTAATAGAGCACGTTTAATCTACACTCTGAACTATTCCTGGATGGTATTTAACCCACTCCTCTACATTCGCCCAGTTACTGGGAGCATTCACTCCCCAGCTTTCACCCTACAAGGGCACCATCTTCTGGTGAAAAATTTTGTCAGGAGAATGTTAAAGAGCTCTCGAAACAGTCCTGATCTTCCTAGCGAAGATTGCAATAGGCATCATAAATACATTGAAATTCTTTAGCACTCTGTTTTATCCAGGAGTCTCGTTCCATTCCCCATCTGAGAAGGGTCTTTCTATTCCTTAGCAGTGAAAGGACCCCATCTGTCCTTCCTGGTTTTCCGTTAAACTGAGCTGGTTTCAAGTTTCAGCTCCTCCTTGAATTCCAGCCTGCTGAGACTTCTCTCTAGAATCATCCAAAATGGAGCCTCTTACAGCTTACCCTTTAAGATGTTCGGGGCCGAAAGCAAAGGTATTTGCAGTTTTACTGTCTATGGTTCTATGCACAGTAATGTTATTTCTTCTACAACTAAAATTCCTAAAACCTAAAATCAACAGCTTTTATGCCTTTGAAGTGAAAGATGCAAAAGGAAGAACGGTTTCTCTGGAAAAGTTTAAAGGCAAAGTAAGTTgtatcttctgttttttgttggtttttttcctacTGCTTGTTGATTTCTCTGTTTACTTTAATGGAATCAATTTTTCGTTGATAAAGGGTCATAAGTTATAATTTAGTTTTCAAAGTAATGTAATTAGTATATCACTCTGACCATCAGAGTTCTCATCGTGTATATATACAGTACTTCTAATTGATAAGCTGATTATCCTGTTTTCAGAGGCATGCTAAATTAACACTGTAAGTTGTTTaggaaatttttataattagtaaTGTGAATatggagacattaaaaaatactacttCCATAAACTAGCAACATTAAAAAGCACTCTTATCAATGATcgtattttcttttatcttaaacTGTTTTACCTGATGCTTTTTTAATGGTAGTGATTTTTCAGAGTCTTAACTCATGCATCCAGGTTAAGATTTTCAACAAAATTGGGTatgtctaaaaatataaaataaccatCAGCTTCAAAATGGTTTAGGATTTTAACTACttgcagaatatttttttttaatctttttatttgcttCACTTTCcggttggatttttttctttttccggGAGGTTGCACTAGTTGTAAACGTGGCTAGTGACTGCCAACTCACAGACAGAAATTACTTAGCACTGCAGGAACTGCACAAAGAGTTTGGACCATTCCACTTCAGCGTCTTGGCTTTTCCGTGCAATCAGTTTGGAGAATCGGAGCCCCGCCCCAGCAAGGAAGTTGTATCTTTTGCAAGAAATAACTACGGCGTGACATTCCCCATCTTCCACAAGATTAAGATTCTAGGATCTGAAGCAGAACCTGCATTCAGATTTCTTGTTGGTAAATATCTACTTTGCCTCATCAAGTTAATGTTTtcaattgcttttcatttttaaaacaaatgtaccaGGACCGTACGCTTTCTATTTCATGTGAAATGCTTTAAGTGGGAAAGTTTGGTAAAACCATCAGAAAGCCAGAATCTCATCCTTGGTGACTTTCTAGAAGTTATGCTTCTCTGAAATCAATGTTTTAACTTCTTGAATGGCAAAATAAGTCGACTCCGGtgtattcttttccttatgatcACTTTCCTGAAGAATTTAGCTGAACTGTGGTCATGGCTATCTTCACAAAATACCTTAATTCCTCTCTTATTTAACTGGCACTTGGGGAAATGTCCCTCCCCATTACCAATGCTATCCATGTCTCATGAATATTGCTGGGCATTATTAGACATATCTTTGTGATTAATTTTAAGTTCCCTTGTCTGAAATATTGTCTTCATGGATGAATAATATCTCTGTTTTTgctaaaattcaaaacagaagaattttttttttttttttttttgaggacaaTAGTGTTACGTTGTCTCTAAAATTAGGCTAGCTACAGAAATCTGTTTAAAGATTTTCCTGGGTCAGTTAGCATAACAGTAGTAAAGTATAGTGACTAGGGAAATAGGTTTTAGCCGCAACCTACCTGGATTCAAGTCCCTGCTCTGTTAGTTTTGCTGTGTGGCTTCAGCTACaagacttaacttctctgtgccttcttcctcacttgtaaaataagaTTATCAATATAAGATAATTTGGAGGATTAAGTGTGTTAATAGACGTAAAGTATTTATATGTTTCTTACACTGTGCCTAACACTATTCCAAAGAGCattcagggactcctgggtggctcagtaggctaagcatccaacttcagctcaggctctgtgctgacagctgagagcctggagcctactttggat contains the following coding sequences:
- the GPX8 gene encoding probable glutathione peroxidase 8 isoform X3, yielding MEPLTAYPLRCSGPKAKVALVVNVASDCQLTDRNYLALQELHKEFGPFHFSVLAFPCNQFGESEPRPSKEVVSFARNNYGVTFPIFHKIKILGSEAEPAFRFLVDSSKKEPRWNFWKYLVNPEGQVVKTWRPEEPIEVIRPEIAALIRQMIIKKKEDL
- the GPX8 gene encoding probable glutathione peroxidase 8 isoform X2, producing MEPLTAYPLRCSGPKAKVFAVLLSMVLCTVMLFLLQLKFLKPKINSFYAFEVKDAKGRTVSLEKFKGKVALVVNVASDCQLTDRNYLALQELHKEFGPFHFSVLAFPCNQFGESEPRPSKEVVSFARNNYGVTFPIFHKIKILGSEAEPAFRFLVDSSKKEPRWNFWKYLVNPEGQVVKTWRPEEPIEVIRPEIAALIRQMIIKKKEDL
- the GPX8 gene encoding probable glutathione peroxidase 8 isoform X1, whose amino-acid sequence is MEPLTAYPLRCSGPKAKVFAVLLSMVLCTVMLFLLQLKFLKPKINSFYAFEVKDAKGRTVSLEKFKGKEVALVVNVASDCQLTDRNYLALQELHKEFGPFHFSVLAFPCNQFGESEPRPSKEVVSFARNNYGVTFPIFHKIKILGSEAEPAFRFLVDSSKKEPRWNFWKYLVNPEGQVVKTWRPEEPIEVIRPEIAALIRQMIIKKKEDL